CAGTTTCCAACAAAATTGTATCTATCTAttacaacaaaaaatcaaaagaatgaTGAAGAAATCCATGTTCTTGTTCTAGAGTGCATCCAAAGCAGCCACTAGAGCAAAGACATCATAGTGATCATTATCAAAGCAAGCACCTTTGCATCCACAGTACTCATGATGATTATTCTCTAATTTCTTCATGATCCCATTGTttctcttgctcttcttctccatctccaccattgttGGAACTTCAACTTTCATTCCTACTAACAGAGCAGGAGGCTTTAGACCTTCAACAACACAGCTCTTCTTCCTAGACTTCATCACAACCCAATTCTCAATCGCCATTTTTGGTGACTCCAAAACATCTTTCCATGGAATTTCAGCTCTGGCTATGACTTGTGAAGACCCAATTCTCCCAAGAACTGGCACTGTGTTCCTCCATCTCAGCTCAAAAACAACAGTTTCTTGCCTCAGATGGTCAATAGATTCTTGGGTCCCTATGCACTCCAATGAGAAGGATTCGTTCCAAACAAGGTGATCAGATTTTGTAGAGAGTTCTTGACTGTTCAATCGAATTCTCTGGCCATTACCAGATGAAAGATAGTACCTTACAAAGAGGGTGCCATTTGACTTGAATTCAAGGTTTCTTGCTTGAACAATTCTTAGTTCACAACGAAGAGACTGAGGAGCATCCATTGAGAGACACAGACACTGAATTgaatttgtgggttttgttttttcaaGGCAAGCTTTGGTTTTGGTGTGTGTTGATGAATTGGGTTTGTGGgggtatgcatatatataggtGGACCATGTATGTATCTATCTATTGATGTGGAGGGAAGGAGATAGTGGCTTTTGAGGAAGCTGCAATGTgcataatatatgtatatatgtatctatgtaAGTGGGGTTTGCAAAATCTCAGTTGCAAATATTATACAGATGAAATCAAGGGGATCAATATCAGATTGTGGGGAAGAttgtatttaattaaaataatccCTTGTGAATCTCGAAAGGCTGGATTTGATCATCTTTTATAAACGACCCTTGTAGTGCAAAGCCCACAAACCAAAcgtgttttatatatatgtggctATGTGCAGTACCAACTTGGCAAGCTTTTTCAGAACTTAGTAAGCAAAATAAATCCTAGGTTGATTTTACCTTCTGACCTTTAAAATCTCACAGGGACAATAATTCATTTTGTTCTATAATCGAGAATGACACCATAAAATTCGCTCTCTTGAACATTCTTCGATATATCAACCTAAATTCTGGTCGTCAGACCTATCTATACATAAGTTTTTCTCCTta
The window above is part of the Tripterygium wilfordii isolate XIE 37 chromosome 3, ASM1340144v1, whole genome shotgun sequence genome. Proteins encoded here:
- the LOC119995482 gene encoding uncharacterized protein LOC119995482, which produces MDAPQSLRCELRIVQARNLEFKSNGTLFVRYYLSSGNGQRIRLNSQELSTKSDHLVWNESFSLECIGTQESIDHLRQETVVFELRWRNTVPVLGRIGSSQVIARAEIPWKDVLESPKMAIENWVVMKSRKKSCVVEGLKPPALLVGMKVEVPTMVEMEKKSKRNNGIMKKLENNHHEYCGCKGACFDNDHYDVFALVAALDAL